One window from the genome of Planifilum fulgidum encodes:
- a CDS encoding GNAT family N-acetyltransferase, which produces MQTNRAEQVNLFPIDRVRQTDIPDVVRLSARIGWDYSEEEMEVVLRSGHFFAHRGPGGKVVSTAAIFPYSTLASLGVVMVDPDYRRRGLATRLVDACISAVPDRPILLVATEEGKPLYEKLGFKTVGTLDKLVAKRYTGGLQRMTHQQTVHPASEKDIEEIIDLDEKAFGARRERLLRLRIKQAAFGAVLRNRTGKAVGFALGVPGPELMVIGPVVAPDEEAAALLIDRIAGWAPGPMRIDIPSQHRRLADFLTRCGFETVRKPPVMMRNGSALPPREHLFAVASQAFG; this is translated from the coding sequence ATGCAGACAAACAGAGCTGAACAAGTCAACCTTTTCCCCATCGATCGGGTGAGACAAACCGATATTCCGGATGTGGTGCGCCTCTCCGCCCGCATCGGATGGGATTACTCGGAGGAAGAAATGGAAGTGGTTTTAAGATCCGGACACTTTTTTGCCCACCGGGGCCCCGGGGGAAAAGTGGTTTCCACTGCCGCCATCTTCCCCTACTCCACCTTGGCTTCCCTGGGTGTGGTCATGGTGGATCCGGATTACCGGAGAAGGGGTCTGGCCACCCGGTTGGTGGACGCTTGCATCAGCGCGGTGCCGGACCGTCCGATCCTGCTCGTGGCGACGGAGGAAGGAAAGCCCCTGTACGAAAAACTGGGATTCAAAACGGTCGGCACCCTGGACAAGCTGGTGGCCAAGCGGTATACAGGCGGTCTGCAGAGAATGACGCATCAACAAACCGTCCATCCCGCCTCGGAAAAGGACATCGAAGAGATCATCGACCTGGACGAAAAGGCTTTCGGCGCCCGGCGGGAGCGCCTCCTGAGGCTGCGCATCAAGCAGGCCGCCTTCGGGGCCGTGCTCCGAAACCGGACGGGCAAAGCCGTCGGATTTGCCTTGGGCGTGCCCGGTCCGGAACTTATGGTCATCGGCCCCGTGGTCGCGCCGGACGAAGAGGCGGCCGCGCTCCTGATCGACCGGATCGCCGGATGGGCTCCGGGACCGATGCGCATCGACATTCCCTCCCAACACCGGCGCCTGGCGGACTTCCTGACCCGATGCGGCTTTGAAACCGTCCGGAAACCCCCGGTGATGATGCGAAACGGAAGTGCCCTCCCGCCGCGCGAGCATCTGTTTGCGGTCGCGTCACAAGCCTTCGGGTGA
- a CDS encoding alkaline phosphatase, with product MRRKLWLGVLIFALVLTAWNAGLLADSAGARPEGHGKVQNVIFMIGDGFSAAYATNYRLYKGDRPTLFDQTLSGMIRTASADNAVTDSAAAATAMATGVKTNNDMVGMAPDGKKLKTILEAAKESGKSTGLVSTSSVTHATPASFAAKVPDRDDEVAIAPQMLGKPDVLLGGGKQFFLPESEGGKQPERNLIEEARAQGYQVLENRDQLLKAKGKKLLGLFADEGMAPELDRDKSKEPSLAEMTRTAINTLKTNKKGFFLMVEGSQIDWGGHDNDAAWAMKETEAFEEAFRVAVDFAKRDGRTLVVVTGDHDTGGMSVGGYNEYKNRAEILRNVTATGQFMAAQIDEKGSNIREVLKKYAKIDLTDEEVEQIRNAENRKLAINRVISRRAYIGWTSTAHTGVNLPVYSYGKGSDLFQGWMDNTDLPKRMAQAMKIEFKQK from the coding sequence GTGAGAAGAAAGCTGTGGTTGGGGGTCTTGATCTTCGCCCTGGTCCTGACCGCCTGGAACGCCGGATTGCTGGCGGATTCGGCGGGAGCCCGGCCGGAAGGGCACGGGAAGGTGCAAAACGTCATTTTCATGATCGGGGACGGATTCTCGGCCGCCTATGCCACCAACTACCGGCTGTACAAGGGGGATCGGCCGACCCTGTTTGATCAAACCCTTTCCGGCATGATCCGCACCGCCTCCGCCGACAACGCCGTGACCGACTCCGCCGCGGCGGCCACCGCCATGGCCACCGGGGTGAAAACCAACAACGACATGGTGGGGATGGCTCCGGACGGGAAGAAATTGAAGACCATCCTCGAGGCGGCCAAAGAAAGCGGCAAATCGACCGGGTTGGTGTCCACCTCCTCCGTCACCCACGCCACACCGGCCTCCTTTGCGGCCAAGGTGCCCGACCGCGATGATGAAGTGGCCATCGCCCCCCAAATGCTGGGCAAGCCTGACGTACTGCTCGGCGGCGGGAAGCAGTTCTTTCTCCCCGAATCGGAGGGGGGCAAACAGCCGGAGCGCAATTTGATCGAAGAAGCCCGCGCCCAGGGTTATCAGGTGCTGGAAAACCGCGACCAGCTGCTGAAGGCCAAGGGGAAAAAATTGCTGGGGCTCTTTGCCGATGAGGGCATGGCTCCCGAACTGGATCGGGACAAATCCAAAGAACCCAGCCTGGCCGAAATGACCCGGACGGCGATCAACACGCTGAAGACGAACAAAAAGGGCTTTTTCCTGATGGTGGAGGGCAGCCAGATCGACTGGGGCGGACACGACAATGACGCCGCCTGGGCCATGAAGGAAACGGAGGCCTTCGAAGAGGCCTTCCGGGTGGCGGTGGACTTCGCCAAGCGGGATGGGCGCACCCTGGTGGTCGTGACCGGCGACCACGACACGGGGGGCATGTCCGTCGGCGGCTACAACGAATACAAAAACCGCGCGGAAATCCTGCGCAATGTGACGGCCACCGGCCAATTCATGGCCGCACAAATCGACGAGAAGGGCAGCAACATCCGGGAAGTGCTCAAGAAATATGCCAAGATCGACTTGACGGATGAAGAAGTGGAGCAAATCCGAAACGCCGAAAACCGCAAACTGGCCATCAACCGCGTCATCAGCAGGCGGGCGTACATCGGATGGACAAGCACCGCCCACACGGGCGTCAACCTTCCCGTCTACTCCTACGGAAAAGGTTCCGACCTCTTCCAGGGATGGATGGACAACACCGATCTGCCCAAGCGCATGGCCCAGGCCATGAAGATCGAATTCAAACAGAAGTGA